In one Diabrotica virgifera virgifera chromosome 5, PGI_DIABVI_V3a genomic region, the following are encoded:
- the LOC126885664 gene encoding protein TIS11 isoform X7, with product MNGITPDSTTTSHIPIGSTQMRLTLTRMASTPIGQASSNQLAALLDNLTQHRRLERTQSAPAPQVSAPAAAVTATTVNTSRYKTELCRPFEEFGVCKYGDKCQFAHGMSELRSLARHPKYKTELCRTYHTVGFCPYGPRCHFVHNQDEVTKPPMLSNRPSSVTPRAARPAALSPSLSLDSPSPPCSLSQSPTSSMGSFFSSEPELHSPGVEDQRLPVFNRFIDTTQILTLSDLIL from the coding sequence AACGGTATAACACCCGACTCAACTACAACTTCACACATACCAATCGGATCAACACAGATGCGTCTCACACTAACCAGAATGGCGTCAACTCCCATTGGCCAGGCTAGCTCGAACCAACTAGCAGCACTCCTGGACAATCTGACCCAACACCGGCGATTGGAGCGCACTCAATCCGCCCCCGCGCCACAAGTGTCAGCCCCCGCGGCGGCGGTCACAGCCACCACAGTCAACACGTCCCGCTACAAGACGGAGTTGTGCCGCCCATTCGAGGAGTTCGGCGTGTGTAAATATGGCGACAAGTGCCAGTTCGCGCATGGCATGAGTGAACTCCGCAGCCTCGCCAGGCATCCGAAATATAAAACCGAGTTGTGCCGCACCTACCACACGGTCGGCTTCTGCCCGTATGGACCCCGTTGCCACTTCGTTCACAACCAAGACGAAGTCACAAAGCCTCCAATGTTGAGCAATAGGCCATCTTCTGTCACACCAAGGGCAGCCAGACCCGCTGCTCTCAGTCCATCGTTGTCCCTGGATAGCCCCAGCCCACCATGCAGTTTGAGTCAAAGTCCTACCTCTTCGATGGGATCGTTCTTCAGCAGCGAACCAGAACTACATTCCCCTGGTGTTGAAGACCAGAGGTTGCCAGTTTTTAACAGATTTATAGATACTACACAAATCCTTACTTTGAGCGATTTGATATTGTAA
- the LOC126885664 gene encoding protein TIS11 isoform X6, whose protein sequence is MCLVQQVGNTNGITPDSTTTSHIPIGSTQMRLTLTRMASTPIGQASSNQLAALLDNLTQHRRLERTQSAPAPQVSAPAAAVTATTVNTSRYKTELCRPFEEFGVCKYGDKCQFAHGMSELRSLARHPKYKTELCRTYHTVGFCPYGPRCHFVHNQDEVTKPPMLSNRPSSVTPRAARPAALSPSLSLDSPSPPCSLSQSPTSSMGSFFSSEPELHSPGVEDQRLPVFNRFIDTTQILTLSDLIL, encoded by the coding sequence AACGGTATAACACCCGACTCAACTACAACTTCACACATACCAATCGGATCAACACAGATGCGTCTCACACTAACCAGAATGGCGTCAACTCCCATTGGCCAGGCTAGCTCGAACCAACTAGCAGCACTCCTGGACAATCTGACCCAACACCGGCGATTGGAGCGCACTCAATCCGCCCCCGCGCCACAAGTGTCAGCCCCCGCGGCGGCGGTCACAGCCACCACAGTCAACACGTCCCGCTACAAGACGGAGTTGTGCCGCCCATTCGAGGAGTTCGGCGTGTGTAAATATGGCGACAAGTGCCAGTTCGCGCATGGCATGAGTGAACTCCGCAGCCTCGCCAGGCATCCGAAATATAAAACCGAGTTGTGCCGCACCTACCACACGGTCGGCTTCTGCCCGTATGGACCCCGTTGCCACTTCGTTCACAACCAAGACGAAGTCACAAAGCCTCCAATGTTGAGCAATAGGCCATCTTCTGTCACACCAAGGGCAGCCAGACCCGCTGCTCTCAGTCCATCGTTGTCCCTGGATAGCCCCAGCCCACCATGCAGTTTGAGTCAAAGTCCTACCTCTTCGATGGGATCGTTCTTCAGCAGCGAACCAGAACTACATTCCCCTGGTGTTGAAGACCAGAGGTTGCCAGTTTTTAACAGATTTATAGATACTACACAAATCCTTACTTTGAGCGATTTGATATTGTAA
- the LOC126885664 gene encoding protein TIS11 isoform X5, whose product MSTAIMSQNAMYEFGESLIKNGITPDSTTTSHIPIGSTQMRLTLTRMASTPIGQASSNQLAALLDNLTQHRRLERTQSAPAPQVSAPAAAVTATTVNTSRYKTELCRPFEEFGVCKYGDKCQFAHGMSELRSLARHPKYKTELCRTYHTVGFCPYGPRCHFVHNQDEVTKPPMLSNRPSSVTPRAARPAALSPSLSLDSPSPPCSLSQSPTSSMGSFFSSEPELHSPGVEDQRLPVFNRFIDTTQILTLSDLIL is encoded by the coding sequence AACGGTATAACACCCGACTCAACTACAACTTCACACATACCAATCGGATCAACACAGATGCGTCTCACACTAACCAGAATGGCGTCAACTCCCATTGGCCAGGCTAGCTCGAACCAACTAGCAGCACTCCTGGACAATCTGACCCAACACCGGCGATTGGAGCGCACTCAATCCGCCCCCGCGCCACAAGTGTCAGCCCCCGCGGCGGCGGTCACAGCCACCACAGTCAACACGTCCCGCTACAAGACGGAGTTGTGCCGCCCATTCGAGGAGTTCGGCGTGTGTAAATATGGCGACAAGTGCCAGTTCGCGCATGGCATGAGTGAACTCCGCAGCCTCGCCAGGCATCCGAAATATAAAACCGAGTTGTGCCGCACCTACCACACGGTCGGCTTCTGCCCGTATGGACCCCGTTGCCACTTCGTTCACAACCAAGACGAAGTCACAAAGCCTCCAATGTTGAGCAATAGGCCATCTTCTGTCACACCAAGGGCAGCCAGACCCGCTGCTCTCAGTCCATCGTTGTCCCTGGATAGCCCCAGCCCACCATGCAGTTTGAGTCAAAGTCCTACCTCTTCGATGGGATCGTTCTTCAGCAGCGAACCAGAACTACATTCCCCTGGTGTTGAAGACCAGAGGTTGCCAGTTTTTAACAGATTTATAGATACTACACAAATCCTTACTTTGAGCGATTTGATATTGTAA
- the LOC126885666 gene encoding uncharacterized protein LOC126885666: protein MGPLNTYYIQAIERFMRNNRGRLVTQYEVSKLLGEAFPLAATPTIAVKRFGKCGIVPINRQKFTDIDFAAAMTTEISVQGSTSLQEAENQELAVEDQEEASTMVLGKDIAD from the coding sequence ATGGGGCCTCTAAATACTTACTATATCCAAGCGATCGAAAGATTCATGCGTAATAATCGTGGTAGGCTAGTGACACAGTATGAGGTGTCTAAACTTCTTGGAGAGGCATTTCCACTTGCAGCTACTCCAACAATTGCGGTAAAGAGGTTTGGTAAATGTGGCATAGTTCCTATAAACAGACAGAAGTTTACTGACATTGATTTTGCTGCAGCTATGACCACAGAAATCTCCGTGCAAGGTTCTACCTCTCTTCAAGAAGCTGAAAATCAAGAATTAGCTGTTGAAGACCAAGAGGAAGCTTCTACTATGGTACTAGGAAAAGATATTGCAGATTAG